Proteins encoded together in one Salvelinus namaycush isolate Seneca chromosome 26, SaNama_1.0, whole genome shotgun sequence window:
- the LOC120020933 gene encoding calcium channel flower homolog: MNSDEVAAPKPVTDDDGMSWWYRWLCKIAGVLGGVSCAISGVWMCVTVNPLNIAAGVWMVLNAFVLFLCEVPFCCQFIEFANAVAARADKFKPWQKAFFYCGMALFPIFLSFSITTLFGNAIAFATGVLYGLASLGKKGDAVSYARLNHEKQGDEEKMTGTTDGSI, from the exons ATGAACTCCGACGAGGTAGCAGCTCCAAAACCTGTCACCGATGATGATGGCATGTCATGGTGGTATCGATGGCTCTGCAAAATCGCTGGGGTCCTGGGCGGAGTAT CATGTGCCATCTCAGGAGTGTGGATGTGTGTCACTGTCAACCCCTTAAACATCGCAGCTGGAGTATGGATGGT GTTGAATGCCTTTGTGTTGTTCCTGTGTGAAGTCCCATTCTGCTGCCAGTTCATTGAGTTTGCGAATGCAGTGGCGGCTAGAGCTGACAAATTCAAGCCATGGCAGAAAGCCTTCTTCTACTGTGG GATGGCACTGTTTCCCATATTCCTGAGCTTCTCCATCACCACGTTGTTTGGGAATGCCATTGCCTTCGCTACAGGTGTCCTCTATGGTCTCGCCTCCCTGGGCAAAAA gGGCGATGCGGTGAGTTACGCCAGGCTGAATCACGAGAAACAGGGGGATGAGGAGAAGATGACCGGGACGACTGACGGGTCAATATAG
- the ptcd2 gene encoding pentatricopeptide repeat-containing protein 2, mitochondrial: MALGRIGVCIRVLLHDIPSKGLRRGLIQSDCMTCRVGAKRHLLSEDVVKLQEFQQRKLAVAHQVSGSKSHYFEVFNQKLMKKQLILKDELKLLLHLCQSAEDMVTARGAIYRYHEENSNVAFGEFKFGPLFMRLCYELGLEEMAAATLTDKDLRGFFSDSTSFNIAIDMLFMKGLYESALDVLRDMKNQGVPFNKDTFTLATGTCYKLNTPESYRICTALMEEGQTKGHMIPRHAYCFTVALALRQNDVEKAQSMFGQIMSTDSRICQNLKVLILAMTGAVKESLFILTLALGSSSTVFIKKPEFAQEVVDLVRLRSEGSPLMAGVEEAVSRLQNAGQVTQRSLDEMLCHTPTGKRRMPIGMMEERLISRRTLRPLQSTLLSE; encoded by the exons ATGGCGCTTGGAAGAATCGGCGTCTGCATCCGAGTACTGCTTCATGATATTCCCTCAAAGGGATTACGTCGTGGCCTCATACAATCTGACTGTATGACATGCAGGGTAGGAG CAAAAAGGCATCTGCTGTCAGAGGATGTTGTCAAGCTACAAGAATTTCAGCAGCGGAAACTGGCAGTGGCTCATCAAGTGTCCGGATCAAAAA GTCATTATTttgaggtatttaatcagaagctgATGAAGAAACAGCTCATATTGAAGGATGAGTTAAAGCTGCTTCTACACCTTTGCCAATCTGCAGAGGACATGGTCACAGCCAGAGGTGCCATCTACAG GTACCATGAGGAGAACAGTAACGTAGCATTTGGAGAGTTTAAGTTTGGTCCTCTCTTCATGAGGCTGTGCTATGAACTGGGGCTGGAGGAGATGGCTGCTGCCACACTGACAGACAAG GATTTGAGAGGATTCTTCTCGGACTCAACCTCCTTCAATATTGCCATAGACATGCTGTTTATGAAAGGATTATATGAGA GTGCTCTGGATGTACTGCGAGACATGAAGAACCAAGGTGTGCCATTCAACAAGGACACATTCACATTAGCAACTGGTACTTGCTATAAACTG AACACTCCAGAGTCCTATAGAATCTGTACTGCCCTGATGGAGGAGggacagaccaaaggacacatgaTACCCAGACACGCCTACTGCTTCACTGTGGCTCTAGCACTTAGACAG AATGATGTTGAAAAAGCACAATCCATGTTTGGTCAGATTATGAGCACAGACAGCAGAATATGCCAAAATCTCAAA GTTCTGATACTGGCTATGACAGGAGCTGTAAAAGAATCCCTCTTCATCCTGACCCTAGCCTTGGGCTCTAGCAGCACTGTCTTTATCAAGAAGCCTGAATTTGCACAGGAAGTG GTGGACCTGGTGCGTTTGCGGAGTGAGGGCAGTCCTTTGATGGCGGGTGTGGAGGAGGCAGTGTCCCGTCTCCAAAATGCCGGTCAGGTGACACAACGGAGCCTGGACGAGATGTTGTGTCACACCCCCACGGGGAAGAGGAGGATGCCCATAGGAATGATGGAGGAGAGATTGATCAGCCGGAGGACTCTGAGGCCCCTGCAGTCCACTCTGCTCTCAGAGTGA